From a region of the uncultured Desulfatiglans sp. genome:
- a CDS encoding Single-stranded-DNA-specific exonuclease RecJ, with protein MSRYNIWKLKPVFPEARELSRTAGLTPLQAHFLVHRGMRDPQTAKDFFDPRLASLQDPLTLPDMGEAVRIVQHAIEQDWKITVYGDYDADGITATAVLIHFFDAIGLKASAYIPNRLREGYGLNREAVRRIAADGTKLLITVDCGSSDYRAIAAAQRAGLTVVVTDHHQVPEHYRPPCAVVNAHRSGGPSTLRPLAGVGVAFFLAVAIRSALREKGWFKTRKEPDLREYLDLVALGTVADRVPLLGQNRILVNSGLKMMAESRWEGIGAMKAAAQIDKLSVTADDLAFRLAPRLNAPGRLGGAALALEILTVRDMAKAERAARELTALNQERQRLEREILKQIDAQIASMGDVDRLRTLMLCGENWHTGVLGIVASKLVDRYHRPAVVLSLQDGLGIGSGRSIDGFNLFGALTEMAHLFERYGGHAHAAGFALKRVNLDTFRKDLEQLAWDQLDDESLMPGLDIDAVVSLADIDFRTLAEIDALAPFGEGNPEPCLLARGVTVFESRLVGDNHLKMSVAQDGCVFDAIGFGLGDLAPAKGERVNLAFVPEKNTWQGVERIQLKLLDLAGWDEPVPSILEDARSQLDVLGAEYE; from the coding sequence GTGTCGCGATACAACATCTGGAAACTGAAACCCGTCTTCCCTGAAGCCCGCGAGTTGAGCCGAACCGCAGGTCTTACCCCCCTGCAGGCCCATTTCCTGGTGCATCGCGGAATGAGAGATCCACAGACTGCAAAGGACTTTTTTGACCCCCGTCTGGCCTCCCTCCAAGATCCTCTGACGCTTCCCGATATGGGGGAAGCGGTCCGGATCGTTCAACACGCCATCGAACAGGATTGGAAGATCACCGTTTACGGCGATTACGACGCGGACGGTATCACGGCTACGGCTGTCCTGATCCATTTTTTCGATGCGATCGGCCTGAAGGCTTCCGCTTATATCCCCAACCGCCTGCGCGAAGGGTACGGGCTGAACCGGGAGGCTGTGCGCCGGATCGCCGCCGACGGCACGAAGCTCCTGATCACCGTGGATTGCGGCAGCTCGGACTACAGGGCGATCGCTGCAGCACAGCGCGCGGGGTTGACGGTGGTTGTTACGGATCATCACCAGGTCCCTGAGCATTATCGGCCGCCCTGTGCGGTCGTCAACGCCCACAGAAGCGGCGGTCCTTCCACTCTGAGGCCGCTGGCCGGCGTGGGGGTCGCCTTTTTTCTCGCCGTGGCCATTCGCAGCGCCCTGCGGGAAAAAGGATGGTTCAAGACCCGCAAGGAGCCGGATCTCCGGGAATATCTTGATTTGGTGGCGCTGGGGACAGTGGCGGACCGTGTGCCGCTGCTCGGTCAGAACCGCATCCTGGTCAACAGCGGTCTCAAGATGATGGCCGAAAGCAGGTGGGAGGGAATCGGTGCCATGAAGGCCGCCGCCCAGATAGACAAACTGTCCGTGACGGCCGACGACCTTGCATTCAGGCTCGCCCCGCGGCTTAACGCCCCCGGCCGCCTCGGGGGGGCGGCCTTGGCCCTTGAGATTTTGACAGTGCGTGATATGGCGAAAGCCGAGCGCGCGGCCCGTGAGTTGACGGCCTTGAATCAGGAAAGGCAGAGGCTCGAAAGGGAGATCCTGAAGCAGATCGACGCACAGATCGCCTCTATGGGCGATGTAGATCGCCTCAGGACCCTCATGTTGTGCGGTGAGAACTGGCACACGGGCGTTCTGGGAATTGTAGCCTCGAAACTGGTGGACCGTTACCACAGACCGGCCGTCGTGCTGAGCCTTCAGGACGGGCTGGGAATCGGATCCGGACGCAGCATCGACGGATTCAACCTGTTCGGGGCACTCACTGAAATGGCCCACCTCTTCGAGCGCTATGGGGGCCATGCCCACGCGGCCGGGTTTGCCCTCAAACGGGTCAATCTCGATACGTTCCGAAAGGACCTCGAACAGTTGGCATGGGATCAGTTGGATGACGAAAGTTTGATGCCGGGACTGGATATCGATGCGGTAGTCTCATTGGCAGATATCGATTTCCGCACACTAGCCGAAATCGACGCGCTGGCACCCTTCGGGGAAGGGAATCCGGAGCCTTGTCTGCTGGCGCGGGGTGTGACGGTTTTCGAATCGAGGTTGGTAGGGGACAATCATCTGAAGATGAGCGTTGCTCAAGATGGATGTGTTTTCGATGCCATCGGCTTCGGCTTGGGCGACCTCGCACCGGCAAAGGGCGAGCGGGTCAACCTGGCATTTGTTCCAGAAAAAAACACCTGGCAGGGGGTGGAAAGGATCCAGTTGAAGCTGCTCGATCTCGCCGGCTGGGATGAACCCGTGCCGTCAATCCTTGAAGATGCGCGCAGCCAGCTCGATGTCCTCGGGGCAGAATACGAATAA
- a CDS encoding ACT domain protein, giving the protein MVRTEISLFLKNAPGELGALAGRLAEAGINIDALTIQDASDYVQGIFKARGKSLKRVAPAASYGSMQKDSADYALIRLLVDKTDKAMDLLTKGEYVFDIAPVIALEIENRPGNLAAMARKFGEEGVNINYVYGSALPRGKRSLFVFCPEDIELAARIFKD; this is encoded by the coding sequence ATGGTCAGGACCGAGATTTCTTTGTTTCTGAAAAACGCTCCGGGTGAACTGGGCGCCCTCGCCGGCCGACTGGCGGAGGCGGGCATCAATATCGACGCATTGACCATTCAGGATGCCTCCGACTACGTACAGGGCATCTTCAAGGCCAGGGGGAAATCCCTCAAGCGCGTCGCCCCGGCCGCCAGTTATGGTTCGATGCAGAAAGACTCGGCCGATTACGCCCTCATCCGCCTGCTGGTCGATAAAACGGATAAGGCGATGGATCTCCTGACAAAGGGTGAGTATGTCTTCGACATCGCGCCGGTGATCGCCCTTGAAATCGAGAACCGGCCGGGAAACCTGGCGGCGATGGCCCGAAAGTTCGGGGAAGAGGGGGTCAATATCAATTATGTGTATGGATCCGCGCTCCCTCGCGGAAAGAGGTCGTTATTCGTATTCTGCCCCGAGGACATCGAGCTGGCTGCGCGCATCTTCAAGGATTGA
- the hflC gene encoding Protein HflC, which yields MKLKFILIPLIIIAVAVYSSVYVVDETEQVVVTQFGRAVGSPKTDPGLYFKLPMIQQTNYFPKNLLEWDGDPGQIPTLDKTFIWVDTFARWKIVNPLIFFETVNNVTGAMARLDDIIDSAVRNFITSYPLIETVRKTNRKLDTFEVGISDLVDTRYLGEVTLGRQKITKGILEQSQPKLDDFGIQLVDVKLKRINYVEEVQKSVYARMIAERKQIAEKFRSEGQGEARKIEGNRDKELKRISSEAYKTAQEIKGKADAEAALIYAKAYNKDPEFYSFLKSLDLYRNAMDKQSALILSTDSDLLKFFKSYEEKAVMSPTD from the coding sequence ATGAAACTGAAATTCATCCTGATCCCCTTGATCATCATTGCCGTTGCCGTCTATTCTTCGGTCTATGTGGTGGATGAGACCGAACAGGTTGTCGTCACACAGTTCGGGAGAGCCGTCGGCAGCCCCAAGACCGACCCTGGGCTTTATTTCAAACTGCCGATGATTCAGCAAACCAATTACTTCCCGAAGAACCTTCTCGAATGGGATGGAGACCCGGGACAGATCCCGACCCTGGACAAGACCTTCATCTGGGTCGATACCTTCGCCCGTTGGAAGATCGTCAATCCGCTGATTTTCTTCGAAACCGTCAACAACGTCACAGGGGCGATGGCCCGTCTGGACGATATCATCGATTCCGCCGTCCGCAATTTCATCACCTCCTATCCGTTGATCGAAACGGTGCGGAAGACCAACCGAAAGCTCGACACCTTCGAGGTCGGCATCTCCGACCTGGTGGACACCCGCTATCTCGGAGAGGTGACACTCGGCCGGCAGAAAATCACCAAGGGCATTTTGGAGCAATCCCAGCCGAAGCTGGATGATTTCGGCATCCAACTGGTCGATGTCAAACTCAAACGGATCAACTACGTCGAAGAAGTCCAGAAATCGGTGTATGCAAGGATGATCGCCGAACGGAAACAGATCGCCGAAAAATTCCGCTCGGAGGGCCAGGGCGAGGCCCGCAAGATCGAGGGTAACCGAGACAAAGAACTGAAACGCATCTCTTCGGAGGCTTACAAGACGGCTCAAGAGATCAAAGGAAAGGCCGATGCAGAGGCTGCGCTCATTTACGCAAAGGCCTACAATAAGGATCCGGAGTTTTACTCTTTTCTCAAATCTCTGGACCTCTACCGCAATGCAATGGACAAGCAAAGCGCTTTGATCCTTTCAACCGATTCCGACCTGCTCAAGTTTTTCAAGAGCTACGAAGAAAAAGCCGTGATGTCGCCAACGGATTAG
- a CDS encoding conserved hypothetical protein (Evidence 4 : Unknown function but conserved in other organisms), which translates to MAWDWDKLQEQRKKASGGDAGPPPNVNEIFQKFKGFKGFKGKLPGGTTLIILVIILLYLGSTSVYTVAVDEVGMVQRFGKYVRMTQPGLNFKLPNGIEKVSKVKVRYVFKEEFGFRTVETGTRSRFASSPPYEDESLMLTGDLNVAVVPWIVQFRINDPYNYLFKVRNVRSTLRDLSESTMRLVVGDRSINEVISKREEIANQAQELLQKELDEAETGIKVVTIEMKKTNVPEPVQPSFNEVNQAVQEKERMIYEAREQYNKVIPAAKGDAEKTIRAAEGYALDRVNRAQGDATRFEDLYNEYIKAEDVTRRRLYLEAMQDIMPKMGEKYIVDAEQKNFLPLLNLGRPQGGTK; encoded by the coding sequence ATGGCCTGGGATTGGGATAAGCTGCAGGAACAGAGGAAAAAGGCATCGGGCGGAGATGCCGGACCGCCTCCCAACGTCAATGAAATCTTCCAGAAATTCAAAGGATTCAAGGGCTTCAAGGGTAAACTCCCGGGCGGGACGACCCTGATCATCCTTGTCATTATCCTTCTTTATCTCGGTTCGACCTCCGTTTATACGGTTGCCGTCGATGAAGTGGGAATGGTCCAGCGGTTCGGCAAGTATGTCCGGATGACACAGCCCGGACTCAACTTCAAACTGCCGAACGGAATCGAGAAGGTCAGCAAGGTCAAGGTGCGATATGTTTTCAAGGAAGAATTCGGTTTTCGGACTGTGGAAACCGGTACCCGCTCACGATTCGCCTCGAGCCCCCCTTACGAGGACGAATCCCTCATGCTGACGGGCGACCTGAATGTCGCCGTGGTTCCCTGGATCGTCCAGTTCCGCATCAACGATCCTTACAACTATCTCTTCAAGGTCAGAAACGTCCGGAGCACCCTGCGCGACTTGTCCGAATCGACCATGCGCCTGGTCGTAGGCGACAGGAGCATCAACGAGGTCATCAGCAAACGCGAAGAGATCGCCAATCAGGCACAGGAACTCCTTCAGAAAGAGCTCGACGAGGCGGAAACGGGCATCAAGGTTGTCACCATCGAGATGAAAAAGACCAACGTGCCCGAACCCGTGCAGCCGTCTTTCAACGAGGTCAACCAGGCTGTTCAGGAAAAGGAGCGCATGATCTACGAAGCGCGCGAGCAGTACAACAAGGTCATCCCTGCAGCCAAGGGGGACGCCGAAAAGACCATCCGGGCCGCGGAGGGCTACGCGCTCGATCGCGTCAACCGGGCGCAGGGAGATGCCACCCGATTCGAGGATCTGTACAACGAGTATATTAAGGCCGAGGATGTCACCCGGAGGCGGCTCTATCTGGAGGCCATGCAGGATATCATGCCCAAAATGGGTGAGAAATATATTGTCGACGCCGAGCAGAAAAATTTCCTCCCGCTCCTCAACCTCGGCAGGCCGCAAGGAGGGACCAAGTAA
- a CDS encoding hypothetical protein (Evidence 5 : Unknown function), whose protein sequence is MTPFCRYVLSYMVLDYSFLKTNRARPDTISGIVTFPETEPHRPGNPPRHHPLSPGNASSYQPFRSY, encoded by the coding sequence GTGACCCCCTTTTGTCGCTATGTTTTGAGCTACATGGTTTTAGATTATTCATTTTTAAAGACAAATCGTGCACGTCCAGACACGATTTCGGGCATCGTAACCTTTCCGGAAACAGAGCCTCATCGTCCCGGAAACCCGCCCCGTCATCACCCGTTGTCACCCGGAAATGCATCATCATATCAACCATTCAGGAGTTACTAA
- a CDS encoding (S)-2-hydroxy-acid oxidase chain D produces MIFTPLDARHLEALGTLLEPGSLSTGESNLDLHACDQSHHLRCRPEAVVWPNRAEEVSKILRYAHEHQIPVTGWGSGSSLEGNPIPVSKGIVIDFSRMNRILNIRAQDFQADVEPGVIYQDLNEKLRYSGIFFPPDPGARATLGGMIANNASGTRTVRYGSTKDYVLRLRIALAGGEIIEVGNRASKSSSGYDLLHLFIGSEGTLGLVVEATIRLVGIPAERSAVVATFDSAASAGKTVFEIMRGGLDPAALELLSPECIRLINREKSLALKERPTLFMEFSGPSKNQLAEILEIVRSIADETHCQEFRSGLGKEEWDTLFKARHELGEMIIRNHPGRGFLTTDVAVPISTFPEVLDFAAAASQTLTLPFYIFGHAGDGNIHMAMMGKHGDAVDWDAIAAVNRRLVLKAISVGGTATGEHGVGIGKRQFMEMEHGASLAWMKRVKDLFDPNGILNPGKIFPVT; encoded by the coding sequence ATGATCTTCACACCGCTTGATGCCCGACATCTCGAGGCGCTGGGCACCCTCCTGGAGCCCGGATCGCTCTCCACCGGGGAGTCCAATCTGGACCTCCACGCCTGCGATCAATCCCATCACCTGCGTTGCCGGCCCGAGGCCGTGGTTTGGCCGAACCGGGCCGAGGAGGTCTCGAAGATCCTTCGCTACGCCCATGAGCACCAGATACCGGTCACAGGCTGGGGGTCCGGGTCGAGCCTCGAAGGAAATCCTATTCCCGTGTCGAAGGGCATCGTCATCGACTTCAGCCGGATGAACCGGATCCTGAACATCCGGGCGCAGGACTTTCAGGCGGATGTCGAACCCGGGGTCATTTACCAGGACCTCAATGAAAAGCTGCGGTACTCCGGAATCTTTTTTCCACCGGACCCCGGCGCCCGGGCGACCCTCGGGGGCATGATCGCCAACAACGCCAGTGGAACACGCACCGTGCGGTACGGCTCTACCAAGGACTACGTGCTGCGGCTGAGGATCGCACTGGCCGGCGGGGAGATCATCGAGGTCGGCAACCGCGCCTCCAAGAGTTCCTCGGGCTATGACCTGCTGCACCTGTTCATCGGGTCCGAAGGCACCCTCGGTTTGGTGGTGGAGGCAACCATACGCCTTGTCGGAATCCCGGCGGAACGTTCGGCCGTGGTCGCTACCTTCGACTCGGCAGCCTCGGCAGGCAAGACAGTCTTCGAAATCATGCGCGGCGGTCTCGACCCGGCGGCGCTCGAATTGCTCAGCCCGGAATGCATCCGGCTGATCAACCGTGAAAAGTCCCTCGCTCTGAAGGAACGCCCCACCCTTTTCATGGAGTTCAGCGGCCCCTCGAAAAACCAGCTCGCCGAGATCCTCGAGATCGTGCGCTCCATCGCAGATGAAACCCATTGTCAGGAGTTTCGATCCGGGCTCGGAAAAGAGGAGTGGGACACCCTATTCAAGGCCAGGCACGAACTGGGAGAAATGATTATCCGGAACCATCCCGGCCGAGGTTTTCTGACAACCGACGTGGCCGTGCCGATCTCCACCTTTCCTGAAGTACTGGATTTCGCCGCGGCGGCATCCCAAACCCTCACCCTGCCCTTCTACATCTTCGGCCATGCAGGGGACGGCAACATCCACATGGCGATGATGGGCAAGCACGGTGACGCGGTCGACTGGGACGCCATCGCGGCGGTGAACCGGAGGCTCGTCCTGAAGGCCATTTCGGTTGGCGGCACCGCCACCGGTGAGCACGGTGTCGGCATCGGAAAGCGGCAGTTCATGGAAATGGAGCACGGCGCCAGCCTCGCCTGGATGAAGCGGGTCAAAGACCTGTTCGACCCGAACGGGATCCTCAACCCGGGCAAGATCTTCCCCGTGACCTGA
- a CDS encoding ABC transporter related protein has product MLYQISDLIRTAGPRKILDISDLMLEKGRITAIMGPNGAGKTTLLETLAFLETPSSGNMLFDNAPVPWSSSRALRRLRRRVVLVQQHPILFTTTVFKNIEYPLAVRKTPASIRYKRVEELLDIVDMKPFRSSKAHRLSGGETQRVAIARALACNPEVVLLDEPTANVDREHEGQIEGLIETINHTRGITVVFASHNLDQSARLADRTVFLHQGRVIQAAYENVFRAEITPEGKAALIGESGRRIAIHLPGRSSPGSRYIAIDPRALKIAHQTPDAASHTELQGKVVELRLEKGRVSALVDVGLLLTVWVDESAFRESNIRIGSAVSVVLAPSGIEWL; this is encoded by the coding sequence ATGCTATACCAGATCTCCGACTTGATCAGGACAGCCGGTCCACGGAAGATCCTGGATATTTCCGATCTCATGCTCGAAAAGGGGCGCATCACCGCCATTATGGGACCGAACGGCGCGGGGAAGACCACCCTCCTCGAAACCCTGGCCTTTTTGGAAACCCCATCCAGCGGGAATATGCTGTTCGACAACGCACCCGTTCCATGGTCGTCCTCCAGGGCCTTGAGGCGTCTGCGCCGCAGGGTGGTGCTGGTTCAACAGCACCCCATCCTCTTCACCACAACGGTCTTCAAGAACATCGAGTACCCCCTGGCTGTGAGGAAGACCCCGGCCTCCATACGCTATAAACGGGTTGAAGAACTCCTCGACATCGTCGATATGAAACCCTTCCGCTCCTCCAAAGCCCACCGTCTTTCAGGAGGAGAAACCCAGCGCGTCGCCATTGCCCGGGCACTCGCGTGCAATCCGGAGGTGGTCCTTCTGGACGAACCGACCGCCAACGTCGACCGGGAACACGAAGGACAGATCGAGGGCCTGATCGAAACCATCAATCACACGAGAGGAATTACGGTGGTCTTTGCGAGCCACAATCTCGATCAAAGTGCGCGGCTCGCGGATCGGACGGTTTTTCTCCACCAGGGCCGGGTGATCCAAGCAGCCTATGAAAACGTTTTTCGCGCGGAGATTACGCCCGAGGGCAAAGCCGCGCTTATCGGGGAATCGGGCAGGCGCATCGCTATACACCTGCCCGGACGATCCTCTCCCGGCTCCCGCTACATCGCCATCGATCCCCGCGCACTGAAGATCGCGCATCAGACACCTGACGCAGCGTCCCATACCGAACTACAAGGCAAGGTGGTGGAGCTACGCCTCGAGAAGGGCAGGGTAAGCGCCCTGGTGGACGTCGGCCTCTTGCTCACGGTATGGGTGGATGAGAGTGCGTTTCGAGAATCGAACATTCGCATCGGGAGCGCCGTTTCGGTCGTCCTCGCACCTTCCGGGATCGAATGGCTCTAA
- a CDS encoding conserved membrane hypothetical protein (Evidence 4 : Unknown function but conserved in other organisms) translates to MEFLSDSIASACRLIWDLDPELLAIVVLSLEVSCLSTALAGIAGVPAGILIALNDFPGKRLCITICNTLLALPTVVVGLFAYAFISRKGVLGAYDLLYTPAAIVIGQTILLFPVITTFVLSAVARLDDRYRKTALTLGAGPVRLAGTIIRESRFGIVAAFILAFGRVIAEVGISMMLGGNVKGYTRTITTAMALEYDKGEFTLSVALGMVLLAVSFSVNILFHAIQGRSRI, encoded by the coding sequence ATGGAGTTTCTGAGCGATAGCATCGCTTCGGCCTGCCGGCTCATCTGGGATTTGGACCCGGAACTCCTTGCCATCGTGGTGCTCTCTCTGGAAGTCAGCTGTCTTTCTACGGCATTGGCCGGCATTGCGGGCGTCCCGGCGGGAATCCTCATCGCCCTGAACGACTTTCCGGGGAAGCGGCTCTGCATCACGATCTGCAATACCCTTCTGGCTCTCCCGACCGTTGTCGTAGGGCTCTTCGCCTATGCCTTCATTTCGAGGAAAGGGGTATTGGGTGCGTATGATCTGCTCTATACGCCTGCCGCGATCGTCATCGGCCAGACCATCCTCCTTTTCCCCGTGATCACCACCTTCGTTCTGTCGGCGGTGGCGCGGCTCGACGACCGGTACCGCAAGACCGCCCTGACCCTGGGTGCCGGCCCCGTGCGTCTCGCCGGCACCATCATCCGCGAGAGCCGTTTCGGCATCGTGGCGGCCTTCATTCTGGCCTTCGGCCGCGTCATTGCCGAGGTCGGCATCAGCATGATGCTCGGTGGGAACGTGAAAGGCTACACCCGGACCATCACCACCGCCATGGCCCTGGAATACGACAAGGGCGAATTCACCCTGAGCGTGGCCCTGGGGATGGTGCTTCTCGCCGTGAGCTTTTCCGTCAATATCCTTTTTCACGCCATCCAGGGCAGATCGAGGATCTGA
- a CDS encoding putative ABC transporter anion-binding protein HVO_1888 (Evidence 3 : Putative function from multiple computational evidences) — protein MTKRACLLSLIGTVLLTLTFIQGVYAQDTLKMSTTTSTENSGLLDFLLPEFTRETGIEVRVLAKGTGAALRDGMDGNVDIVFVHDKPREEQFVADGFGAYRLAVMHNDFVILGPANDPAKIKGLTEASAAMKKIYESRSKWISRGDDSGTHAKEQLLWKAADIPLTTAKRDVDLSGKRRTITQAEPASPADWYISIGQGMGKTLTFAEEKQAYTLTDRGTYLQYKYGRDQGLDLEILCEGDPTLFNPYGIIPVSPAKHPHVRFESAERLAKWLVSPRGQQLIGEYRIQGRQAFFPDAVASKP, from the coding sequence ATGACAAAACGGGCATGTTTGCTTTCTCTCATCGGAACGGTTCTCCTGACCCTGACGTTCATCCAAGGGGTTTATGCGCAGGACACCCTGAAAATGAGCACGACCACCAGTACGGAAAACAGCGGCCTGCTGGATTTTCTGCTGCCGGAATTCACACGCGAAACGGGCATCGAGGTCAGGGTTCTCGCTAAAGGAACCGGCGCCGCGCTGCGGGACGGGATGGACGGAAACGTGGACATCGTCTTCGTGCATGACAAACCGCGCGAGGAGCAGTTTGTAGCCGATGGCTTCGGGGCCTACCGGTTGGCGGTGATGCATAACGACTTCGTCATCCTGGGTCCGGCAAACGACCCTGCCAAAATCAAGGGCCTCACCGAGGCCTCCGCCGCCATGAAAAAGATCTACGAGAGCCGTTCAAAGTGGATTTCAAGAGGAGATGACAGCGGTACCCATGCAAAAGAACAGCTCCTTTGGAAGGCGGCAGACATTCCCCTGACCACTGCTAAACGGGATGTCGACCTTTCCGGAAAGAGGAGGACGATCACTCAGGCCGAACCGGCATCCCCTGCAGACTGGTACATCTCCATCGGTCAAGGCATGGGCAAGACGCTGACCTTCGCTGAAGAAAAGCAGGCCTACACCCTGACCGATCGCGGGACCTATCTCCAATACAAATACGGCCGGGATCAGGGGCTGGATTTAGAAATCCTGTGCGAAGGAGACCCGACGCTCTTCAACCCTTACGGGATCATTCCCGTCAGCCCGGCGAAACACCCCCACGTTCGATTCGAGTCCGCGGAACGCCTGGCGAAATGGCTGGTCTCCCCGCGCGGGCAGCAGTTGATCGGAGAATACCGGATCCAGGGCCGCCAGGCCTTTTTCCCGGATGCCGTCGCCTCCAAGCCGTAA
- a CDS encoding hypothetical protein (Evidence 5 : Unknown function), producing MPVLSLDASENKKMVIGNGKLQCASASIHNAALPFEELPIEGNLSETLFSVKKGRQRTDISSNKQVSTRKGSFRPISASICRFACAWRPPGRLRTHDFLDIDQTGIRRGGGTKHAQRVKKPGTAVNRWDWVPAGCEETGSRLAGVGLSTRRV from the coding sequence ATGCCCGTTTTGTCATTGGATGCCTCCGAAAACAAAAAAATGGTCATTGGGAATGGAAAATTGCAGTGCGCTTCGGCATCGATCCACAACGCCGCTCTTCCTTTTGAAGAGCTTCCGATTGAAGGCAATCTATCAGAGACGCTCTTCTCTGTAAAGAAGGGGCGTCAGCGAACCGATATTTCTTCCAATAAGCAGGTTTCCACCCGGAAAGGGTCTTTTCGGCCAATCTCGGCTTCAATCTGCAGGTTTGCTTGTGCATGGCGACCACCAGGCCGCCTCCGCACGCATGATTTCCTCGATATCGACCAAACTGGAATCCGTCGCGGCGGGGGGACCAAGCACGCGCAGCGTGTAAAAAAACCGGGAACCGCGGTGAACCGGTGGGACTGGGTACCCGCGGGGTGTGAAGAAACCGGGTCCCGCCTCGCAGGGGTGGGACTGAGCACCCGAAGGGTGTAA